From the Chiroxiphia lanceolata isolate bChiLan1 chromosome Z, bChiLan1.pri, whole genome shotgun sequence genome, one window contains:
- the INIP gene encoding SOSS complex subunit C isoform X2: MQNQSSTNHPGASIALSRSPLNKDFRDHAEQQHIAAQQKAALQHAHAHSSGYFITQDSAFGNLILPVLPRLEAE, from the exons ATGCAAAACCAGTCTTCCACAAATCACCCTGGAGCCAG CATTGCACTTTCAAGATCACCTTTGAACAAGGATTTCCGTGATCATGCTGAGCAACAGCACattgcagcacagcagaaggcTGCACTGCAG catGCACACGCACATTCCTCAGGATACTTCATAACTCAAGACTCTGCGTTTGGAAATCTTATTCTTCCTGTTTTACCTCGACTTGAGGCAGAATGA
- the INIP gene encoding SOSS complex subunit C isoform X1, which produces MAANPSGQGFQNKNRVAILAELDKEKRKLLMQNQSSTNHPGASIALSRSPLNKDFRDHAEQQHIAAQQKAALQHAHAHSSGYFITQDSAFGNLILPVLPRLEAE; this is translated from the exons ATGGCAGCAAATCCTTCAGGACAAG GtttccagaataaaaatagGGTTGCAATCCTGGCAGAACTAgacaaggagaagagaaagttaCTTATGCAAAACCAGTCTTCCACAAATCACCCTGGAGCCAG CATTGCACTTTCAAGATCACCTTTGAACAAGGATTTCCGTGATCATGCTGAGCAACAGCACattgcagcacagcagaaggcTGCACTGCAG catGCACACGCACATTCCTCAGGATACTTCATAACTCAAGACTCTGCGTTTGGAAATCTTATTCTTCCTGTTTTACCTCGACTTGAGGCAGAATGA